Below is a window of Komagataella phaffii GS115 chromosome 1, complete sequence DNA.
TCTCATCCGACGAAATTCTCGAAGAGCTTTTCATGAGCAATAACATGTCGTCGGACAAGGTCCCCTTGGGCTCTCAAATAGAGCAGAGTTCTCCTAAGGAGACCCGCACAGACAACGAGGCAAGCGTCAGCGGCATCTCCGCAGAACAACCGCAAAAAAATGATGACTTAAATTTTGACGAGTTGTGGGAAAAACAACACGCTGAGTGGCTGACACCGTTGCCTGAATATCAAACACTTCATGGAAGACTCCAGCTTCAAAAACGCATGCATGAGGGGGATATTAAACACATCGTTTCTCCAAAGGACCACTGGATCGTTTATCAAACTTTGGTCGTTCAGAGCAGTGCTTTGAAACGAGCAATCAGCTTATCAAACGTCATTGAAATCTTGCATAGTGGATGGGTAGCCGACAAAACTTGGGAACGTGGAGTTACTTCGGCTGTTTCTGCTCCACTTCCGATAAATCTATTGTGAAATGATACTCCAATACTAATTAATAATGTCATATCCTTATTCTCCAGCTGCGCTGCTCAATCGATAAGATTGACTGTCTGCTCTAGTATACGTAAATCCCGATCCATAGTCTCGCAGTCTTCCTGTAATGAATTGCTTACCAGTTTTTGGCTCTTTCGTACTTGCCTCTCAAGTCTTTGTGAAGCCTCGTTTAGCTTTTGGTGATCAGCTTGCAAATTATTGCCCTGTTTCACAATCATTTTCGATGTTTGTTCCAATGTTTCTAAAGTCTCACGAAGctctttgtctttgttAAAAAGTATTTGTTGTACACATTTGCTGAAATGGTTCTGGTATTTTTCCATTTAGACTCAATTAGTGTTATCGTAGGAAAGGTTGGCAGGGACAGTTCGCTGTTAGAGGGAAAATTGGAAGGGTGCTCAGCAATTATCCTCGCCTAGTTTTATCAACCGAGTTTACTTCACTTTGAACTCTCCTCAATCAATGTCTCTCATTCAGGATGGCCAGCGCCGCCCTCTTAGTAGAGCTATCACGTCGGTTGGGTCAACTGTGGTTTCAGAAGGTCTCATACCACTGATAAACTCAAATTCTGTTTCGTTCCATAGAATTGTCCAAGATAACATCCAAGTGAAAGAACAGCTACAGCTCAATTATTCAAGTCCCGTGTTGGATGTGTTCTCAATTGGCGATCTTACTTTGGTTGTTACCAAGTCTCTAGTGACTCTTGTTGACACAAAGAAATCCAGCACGACTTTCGAGTTCGAAACACCTATAGAGACATTTGATTATTGGCATTGTTCCACCAACTATAAAGTTATCAGAGATATTCTAGAAGGCATTACCTCACAAAGCTCAGCCGATGTTCACCTGTtacttttgagaaattcAAATTCAATTTCTCTATTAGATTTGGTATCATTGAAGGTGACACATGAATTGCAACTCCAAATTAAAGATGCGATTATTGTTAAGGAGTCCCATATATTAGCTAGAACTTCCTCCCAATTGTACTTGCTCAACCTTAACACTAGTTTCAAGCACTTCATACACATCAATTTGAAGCCATCCAAAATATTCAGCCCAACTATTCACATGGTCTCAGTTAATGATGAGCATTTTCTCGTAAAAGTTAATGATCAGGTTTACATATTCCATTTTGCCAATAACAAAGTTAACTTACTCCACAAACTGAAAACAATACCCTCTACAAAGTTGCTCGTATGGTACACTCACTTATTAATACTCAATAATAGCACTATTCAGTGTTACGACATTTTTAATGGTTCTCTGGTCCAGGAAATAGATGCCTCATATTTCATTTCTGCAACACTTTACAAAAACACACTAATCCTGTTCAGTAAGGAATTTTCCCTTTCGTTTCATTTAAAATCTCCGGACAGCCAACTTCAGGAAGCGCTGTCACAGTTGAATCACCACAACGAACATTCATTGCAAACAGCCATAAATCTCAttctcaattcttccatAGATGCCAGCTTCCAGTCAAAATTTGAATCTCTTCAGAAGTTAACCACTTGTCAAGGTCTGATTCAGTTGGATCAAGATATCCCTTCTGTAATTTCCAAGTTTATCGGCTTTTTTGTATCTCCACTAATAGTCATTCCAACAGTATTGTCCAAAGATAACCCCAAGTCTTTAGAGTATTTGATACCCTACCTCACAGATATCCATCGAAAATTAACGTTCCTTGAAAGAACTGGCCAATTGAATTTGGACAGTGATATTGTGCTCACTACTGATAATTTTCTGTCTATAGAGGACGAAGATATCCAATCGTTCCTCCCACCTGAAGCTCCAACTTTTGCAAAGAATGTCCAAGAACTGCTTACTCTCGTTGATGATACGCTGGTCGATGCTTATTTGGCGACAAACAACATGTACCTACTGGAATCGTTTTTAAGGCGACCGAATCATTGTACCATagaaaaagttgagaaGAGACTGGCAGGGAACACTGATACACTGGTGGAATTCTATTTCAACAAAGGATCTCATGCCAAGTCGATAGCTCTTATCCACAATAATAAGGAAAGATTGATACGATATCTCACAAAACTGGGCAACGACGAACTTTCAACTATACTTCACTGTTTCACCGACTATCTCTCTGACGaagattttccaaaagtttttATGGTTGACAGCACTCAGTGTGATTCGTATGATTTTTTTAGAGTTTTAGATCTCTTAAAATCTTCTAAGCCGCAGTTGGTAACCAAATACCTTGAGTATCTCATAGggatgaaaaatttaaaACCCAAAGATTCAGAAAAATTGCATACTATTCTAATCAGTAACTACATTTTAGACCTAAATGAggagaattttgaaaaaatctaCGAATTTGTTGCAGCCAATAAGTTTTACAATCCAAGTACTATTGTGTTGGAGATAAAGTCACGACTTGACAAGAAACCAAGTTATCAATTGTTCAAGTTAGAAACACTACCCTTGGCAAAACTACAAGAACATGAAAAAGTTGTGGATATACTAATCTCCATAAAAGAGCCAGAAGAAGCAGTAGAGTATGTTCTTAAACTGCATGGACATCAAAATCTGATTCTCAAGCTTTTACGGATATTTCTGGAACAAGATTCTCAGACGCTGCTGCTACAATTATTAAACTCTACTAGTGGAGATACATCTCTATTTTTGGATGTCTTGGAGCTGCTTCCTGATGAATTCCCAATTCAAGAATTGAACAGGTTCATATCCACTCAATTGGTGAATCTAACGAATAAAGCCGAAGACAcgactttgaaaatgaattTGTTGACCAGCTTAAAGAATAAATCGGAGTATACTCTTTGGCATGATGTTCTCACCAAACATGTAGTTGTCTCCAGGGAAACCAAATGTATCGTATGCCATAAGAACATAAAATTCTCGGTGGTGAATTACTACGTGCAGAATAACGATCTTATTCATTACGGATGTTCTAAACAGtatgaaaaaaatttatCACTCCTGAACAGTATTTGACCAAGCTATCCATATTGGCCTTTTTAGATTCGTTGATACTCTCCCAACCTCTCAGGGCAGTTTTCAGCTCCTCGTCAGAACTATCAAATATAATATCTCCGTGGCACTTCATCAACATAGACATATAGGCTTGAATTAAGTCAAAATTATCATTATTCTCTAATCCTTGAGTCAGAGCTTCTATGAAGCACGATACCTCTTTAACTGATTCTGTGATGTCCAATGACCGAATTTCTAGATCGACTTGACTAGGGGATAAGCTGTGAACATACTTGAGGAACTCCGCGTATTCTTTGGTTTCCGAACTCAATCTCAAATTCTTGGTAAAttcattctcaaaagtCATTCTGTTATCACCTCTAAGGGAATTCAGTTGGGACTGTGCTTCAGTGCCCGATTCTTGAGTTGCAGTGCCATTAGGATCCAATTTACCTTCTGATTCAATTGCTCTGTCACCCACTTTTTCACCCTTTAACTCTAAAAAGAATGGAACATTCTCAGGTTTTTTTGGAGCTTCAGTTGGCTTATTTCTCTGTTTGATAACATCCAAATGCAACAGAGTGTTGAACTTTGAACGGGGACCGATACCAAGGGTCaccagtttttcattaaTTTGGTCCACTGTATTATAGACACCAGTGATTTCATTATCATCAACGGTGTTCTCATCAAATGCACCTTCAATGATGGTGGTCTGTGTATCATTGGTCGTGTTGGGCAGCATGATTTTAGAGAACTCGCTTTCTTCAACGTGTCTACTAGATACAGCATGGAACATGGCTCTGTTGGTCCACAAAGCGATACCTACACTATTGACATGAGTGGTTGCAAGTGTGTCTCCTGTGGGAGACATTTTCAAGGATGTCACTGTAGATGGCACAAAAATACCATCAATACAAGATCCAGTTGGAAGATCCCATGTCCTGATGGTGTTGTCTAAAGCAGAACTGATTATCCACCTGCCGTTTGGTGTAAAGTCCAATGCGGTGATTCTGTTTGTATGTCCAAGAAGAACACGAACAACTTTTTGGGTAACCGAGTCAACGACAACAATGGATAAATCGTCTAATACTAATGCCACCAGATCTGAGCTATGATGGTAAACTAATTGGGTAATTGGCGCATCAAGTTGCAGTTTTCccaaatattttgattCGTTAAAGTCATAAAAACCAACAATACCATCTAAGCCGCAACTTACCATTTTTCTGTTCATCGAATCAACAGCAACACCGGTAACTGCCTTCTTATGGAGACGGtaaagttttctttgaattccACTCTGCATGTTGTAAACACCAATGCCACCAGAACTGGACccaacaaatccaaagtttccaCAAGCTGAAATGGCTACACTCTTCACTTGACCACCATCAGTAGTCGGCAAATCCCACCTTCCAAGTCTCCTATTGTAAGTGTCCCAAGTTCTAGCTATGGTCTCACCAGCATGTCCTGTGATGGTATTTTCCCAGTCACCCTCCTTGCTATTGGATTGTGCTAGACACACAATCTCGGGCAGCTTATCTTTCATAGAGGGTATAACACCAATTCTTTTATTATTTGCGGATTTCTTTGGGGGTCTTTGGGACATTTCCTGAGCTTGAGCATCTTTTCTTAGGGAGAACATCCACAGTGAACGGTCTTTTGATGCAGACAACATAAAATGAGAGTTTGGGTCTGCAAATTGAACTGTTGTGGGGGGAGCAGAATGTCCACCTCTAGATCTCAAATAATGCGGAGCAGGAACTATACTAGAGTTGGTAGTAGATAGATTAGGATCAAATGCGtattctttcaacatgTTGTCTCCACCGTTTGTCACAAATATTGGTTGTCCGTTCAGAAAAGCCGCTTTTGATACACCTCCATGGTCTTCTTTATGAACAGTTTGAAGGATGTGTACTCTAGCTTTGTGCTCCAAGTCATAGAAGAAAAGGTCTCCATTGACAAAACTGGCTACAAAATGAGGAGCACCATCTGTCCTAAAAGATACAGATGTAACTTTGGAGATAATGCCTGTTCTAATCTTTCTGAATCTCTTTCCCTTTTTGATGTTATATAAAACAACCTGTCCATCGCTTGTACCAAAGGCTATCAAATCTAACACTGGAACCGTTTCAATACTGGTGATGTTGAACTCATTGAAATCACTGGAAGTGAAAAGTAACTTTCCTgttttgatattgaaaacCAATAAACTGTTGGTAGTAGCCACGACGATTTTGTTCAAATAAGTAGCCGGATGAACTATTCCAACTATTTTTCCCTGTAAAGAGTTTACACTCAATCTAGTGTAGAATTCAGTAGCAtaagaatctttggaatccTTCTTCTTAAATACAAATATTTCGTTGCTAGTAAAAGTGGTACAGATAACAAAGTCACCAAACACAAGAATCTGCTGAATAAAATTTTCTGTTTCACAAGAAAGAACATGTTCTAGGATTCCTCGTCTATAAATACCAATTTTGTTATCCCATGCAGCATAAACGTAGTGGAAATGTGCCGCTAAGGCGTTGATTTTGGAAGGAGTTTGGGTGTTTGAAACAAACAGAAGATGCAGAGTGTTCGCATCGTAGATCTGGAAAGCCCTGTCCACACTGGTAACAATGTAAAAGGTATGGCCCAAGGTACCTATGGCGAAAGGAATCTCATTGGAAACCTTTCCCAAGACACGAAAGGGAGAGAAAATCTTAGATGGCCGCACAGCCTCAGCTTTCCTCTCcgattttcttttcttcaatgatGAATTCACAGGTACAGGCATTTTTAAAAGCTGTATGTCTTGTTAGTTTCTTACCAGTGAAGTtgagaagagaaaagtCAATATTTGTTAGCTACGGGTGCTactaaaaaaaatttgattttcCAATGCGGCTCAACGATgaggaaagaagaattatCCTCCTGTGAACGAGAATCTATTATCGTGCGGTActcaatatcaaaagaGTTCACCAACGTGGGGAGATCAAAAGGAGGCCAAAGCTTCTGAGATCTTCTGTCACTCTTTTGTCAAAAAACGcttgaaattcaaatttgttAATGGCCAACGACAGTTATTCAGGATCGCATTCTAAATCTGGATCAATGAGCTCTTTGGATTCACAGGTCGATTTGGAGTGGAAGGATAATACAGTTGGCGAGAACCCTACCCCATTATCTAAGGAAGCTCTTGAGAGCCATAGGAAGGCTATGGCTTCGATTGCTCCGATTCTCGAGTCATTTACCCCAAAACGTTCTGTGGATGAGAACACTGTTTCCTCGAGCAGTCATAAATTGGAGAAAACTACTTCCAATGTAAGTTCTCTCAGTATTGGAGCCAACTTCAACGGGGCAGGCCCTAATGCTTCGAACTCTGCAACTGGTTCGCAATCTGGGACAACAACGGGCACACATACGCCTAAAAATAGGGCAGTCTCAGTTTCTGAAGTTAGTGGACCTGAGTTACCCAAGATCGGGAAGATCGGCGTTTGTGCAATGGATGCCAAAGTTCTCAGTAAACCATGCAGACAGattttgaacagattgaTTGCTAACGGAGAATTTGAAACTGTTATTTTTGGAGACAAGGTTATTTTGGATGAAAGTGTTGAAAACTGGCCTACATGCGATTTTTTGATCAGCTTTTTCTCCACCGGTTTTCCCCTTGACAAAGCGATTGAATACGTAAAGCTCAGAAAACCCTATTTCATTAATAATTTAGTCATGCAGAAAGCACTGTGGGATAGAAGACTGGTGTTGGAACTTTTAAATACGTCTGGTGTTCCTAGTCCTGAACGCCTAGTGATTTCAAGAGATGGAGGACCTATAGTGGACAAAGAACTGAAAGCggaattggaaaaacaCGGTGTTTGTGTCGAAGAGGTTAAAGAACCAAATTGGGAAATGATTGATGAGGACACACTTTGCGTAGAtggaaaagttttgaagaaaccGTTTGTTGAGAAGCCCGTCGATGGTGAAGATCACAACGTCTACATCTATTATTCCAGTAAAAATGGGGGCGGTGGAAGAAGGCTTTTTCGTAAAATTGGCAACAAATCTTCTGAGTTTGATAAGGATTTAACCATGATTAGGACTAAAGGTTCTTACATATACGAAAAGTTCATGGATACCGATCACTTTGAGGACGTCAAAGCCTACACCGTGGGCCCTAATTTCTGTCACGCTGAGACTAGAAAGTCACCTGTTGTTGATGGAATTGTCAGAAGAAACACACATGGTAAGGAAATAAGATTCATTACTAACTTATCAACCGAGGAAAAGCTAATGGCAAGCAAGGTCTGCACTGCTTTTGATCAAACCATTTGTGGATTTGACCTGTTACGAGTGAGTGGTAAATCTTATGTCATTGACGTCAACGGATTCTCATTCGTCAAGGATAACGATGCTTATTACGATTCTTGCTCAAGTATCTTGAGAGAActgttcttgaaagagaagacCAGAAGAGATTCGCTGAAAGTTCGTCTTCCTTTCCCGGTTGTGCAAGAGGAAAAAACCCAAAAGTGGGTCTTTAAGGGTATTGTATCAGTTATCAGACACGCTGATAGAACCCCTAAACAAAAGTTCAAGTACTCTTTCAGATCTCCCCTGTTTGTGTCCTTGTTGAAGGGCCACAAGGAAGAGATAATTATTAGGCAGGTCGAAGACCTCAAGATCGTTCATGAAACAGTCTTGGTTGCCCAACGTGAAAAGGCCGAAGATCCTGCAAAGCTTGCACAGCTAGCCGGGGCattagagaagaaaatgacTTTTCCCGGTACCAAGGTTCAATTGAAACCCTCGTTAGATGCAGATAATAACGTGGAGAAAGTTCAGTTGATCATTAAATGGGGTGGTGAACCAACTCATTCTGCTCAATATCAGGCTACTGACGTCGGTGAACAGCTAAGACAAGATGTTCGTCTTTTGAATAAAGATTGCTTGAAGAACGTGAAAGTTTTTACATCTTCTGAAAGAAGAGTTGTTGCCTCTGCcaa
It encodes the following:
- a CDS encoding U3 small nucleolar RNA-associated protein, which translates into the protein MPVPVNSSLKKRKSERKAEAVRPSKIFSPFRVLGKVSNEIPFAIGTLGHTFYIVTSVDRAFQIYDANTLHLLFVSNTQTPSKINALAAHFHYVYAAWDNKIGIYRRGILEHVLSCETENFIQQILVFGDFVICTTFTSNEIFVFKKKDSKDSYATEFYTRLSVNSLQGKIVGIVHPATYLNKIVVATTNSLLVFNIKTGKLLFTSSDFNEFNITSIETVPVLDLIAFGTSDGQVVLYNIKKGKRFRKIRTGIISKVTSVSFRTDGAPHFVASFVNGDLFFYDLEHKARVHILQTVHKEDHGGVSKAAFLNGQPIFVTNGGDNMLKEYAFDPNLSTTNSSIVPAPHYLRSRGGHSAPPTTVQFADPNSHFMLSASKDRSLWMFSLRKDAQAQEMSQRPPKKSANNKRIGVIPSMKDKLPEIVCLAQSNSKEGDWENTITGHAGETIARTWDTYNRRLGRWDLPTTDGGQVKSVAISACGNFGFVGSSSGGIGVYNMQSGIQRKLYRLHKKAVTGVAVDSMNRKMVSCGLDGIVGFYDFNESKYLGKLQLDAPITQLVYHHSSDLVALVLDDLSIVVVDSVTQKVVRVLLGHTNRITALDFTPNGRWIISSALDNTIRTWDLPTGSCIDGIFVPSTVTSLKMSPTGDTLATTHVNSVGIALWTNRAMFHAVSSRHVEESEFSKIMLPNTTNDTQTTIIEGAFDENTVDDNEITGVYNTVDQINEKLVTLGIGPRSKFNTLLHLDVIKQRNKPTEAPKKPENVPFFLELKGEKVGDRAIESEGKLDPNGTATQESGTEAQSQLNSLRGDNRMTFENEFTKNLRLSSETKEYAEFLKYVHSLSPSQVDLEIRSLDITESVKEVSCFIEALTQGLENNDNFDLIQAYMSMLMKCHGDIIFDSSDEELKTALRGWESINESKKANMDSLVKYCSGVINFFHTV
- a CDS encoding Inositol hexakisphosphate and inositol heptakisphosphate kinase — its product is MANDSYSGSHSKSGSMSSLDSQVDLEWKDNTVGENPTPLSKEALESHRKAMASIAPILESFTPKRSVDENTVSSSSHKLEKTTSNVSSLSIGANFNGAGPNASNSATGSQSGTTTGTHTPKNRAVSVSEVSGPELPKIGKIGVCAMDAKVLSKPCRQILNRLIANGEFETVIFGDKVILDESVENWPTCDFLISFFSTGFPLDKAIEYVKLRKPYFINNLVMQKALWDRRLVLELLNTSGVPSPERLVISRDGGPIVDKELKAELEKHGVCVEEVKEPNWEMIDEDTLCVDGKVLKKPFVEKPVDGEDHNVYIYYSSKNGGGGRRLFRKIGNKSSEFDKDLTMIRTKGSYIYEKFMDTDHFEDVKAYTVGPNFCHAETRKSPVVDGIVRRNTHGKEIRFITNLSTEEKLMASKVCTAFDQTICGFDLLRVSGKSYVIDVNGFSFVKDNDAYYDSCSSILRELFLKEKTRRDSLKVRLPFPVVQEEKTQKWVFKGIVSVIRHADRTPKQKFKYSFRSPLFVSLLKGHKEEIIIRQVEDLKIVHETVLVAQREKAEDPAKLAQLAGALEKKMTFPGTKVQLKPSLDADNNVEKVQLIIKWGGEPTHSAQYQATDVGEQLRQDVRLLNKDCLKNVKVFTSSERRVVASAKLFSSSFLGEQELPDDYLEVRKDLLDDSNAAKDLMDKVKKKLKPLLRQGKDAPPQFAWPPKMPEPFVVIKRVVELMNYHHKLMEHNFATKDVAKLQTRWCCGEDAFLFKERWDKLFQEFISVEKVHPSKISELYDTMKYDALHNRSFLQEIFLPDDAVHEVDLEQSPCLVREYPINILAMNNFRITDSSSLDTSNSPNTVGSIGWILESDKHSKSKVSGSSPGSPFDDPKFAMLRELYRLAKVLFDFICPQEYGIEDNEKLDIGLLTSLPLAKQILSDISEMRDSGTAGSVIYFTKESHIYTLLNVIYESQLPMKIARNALPELDYLSQIVFELYESEDKDGNKKHAIRLSLSPGCHTQDPLDVQLDAKHYISCIRRISLTRHLDMDLVTQRLKSRFSRVRLPKRFTPVNISSPLTVARS